From one Sesamum indicum cultivar Zhongzhi No. 13 linkage group LG13, S_indicum_v1.0, whole genome shotgun sequence genomic stretch:
- the LOC105176376 gene encoding dof zinc finger protein DOF5.7-like, whose amino-acid sequence MMSPDNKPAATKPGGKDESQSSNAARKAASSRPQDPPLKCPRCDSPNTKFCYYNNYSLTQPRHFCKTCRRYWTKGGALRNVPIGGGCRKNKKMKSSPRLSCDSKDSSGSSDVGGLKFFQGIAPAMDFQLGGAGISFPARLNTSPNTTGLYNQFSSFGEISNTCGAISSTPCFNLDSSVIGFNSTTFPNFKQGDQGNMNSPGFHQELGSMNIHSSLASSIESLSSINQDLHWKLQQQRLSMLFVGDHTQKTNTNLPISLDQTLVQKPQPILFQNLEISKPQESCRIGTTKESGNLSTEWFFDNSYASVAPTPATSSSNVNENTSNWSGIQAWSDLSQYSSLP is encoded by the coding sequence ATGATGTCGCCTGATAACAAACCGGCGGCGACGAAGCCCGGAGGAAAGGACGAATCGCAGAGCTCCAACGCCGCCCGTAAAGCAGCCTCATCCAGGCCCCAAGACCCGCCGCTTAAGTGCCCACGATGTGATTCCCCCAACACCAAGTTCTGCTACTACAACAACTACAGCCTCACGCAGCCGAGGCACTTCTGCAAAACGTGCAGAAGGTACTGGACCAAAGGCGGCGCCCTGCGCAACGTACCCATAGGCGGTGGCTGCCGGAAAAACAAGAAGATGAAGTCTTCTCCACGGCTCTCCTGCGACTCAAAGGACTCCAGCGGGTCGTCTGATGTTGGTGGGTTGAAATTCTTCCAGGGCATCGCGCCAGCCATGGATTTTCAGCTCGGAGGTGCAGGGATAAGCTTCCCGGCCAGGCTCAACACCTCCCCGAATACTACTGGTCTGTACAACCAGTTCTCTTCATTTGGGGAAATATCAAACACCTGTGGCGCAATTTCTTCAACCCCATGTTTCAATCTTGATTCTTCTGTAATTGGATTCAACAGTACTACTTTCCCTAATTTCAAACAAGGAGATCAAGGAAATATGAACTCTCCTGGATTTCATCAAGAACTGGGATCTATGAACATCCACAGCAGCCTGGCTTCCTCCATTGAATCCTTGAGTTCTATCAACCAAGACCTGCACTGGAAATTACAGCAGCAAAGACTATCCATGCTCTTTGTTGGTGATCATACTCAGAAAACAAACACTAATCTCCCAATATCTCTTGATCAAACCCTTGTTCAGAAACCCCAGCCCATTTTGTTCCAGAACCTGGAAATCTCAAAACCACAAGAATCTTGCAGAATTGGGACAACAAAAGAGTCTGGAAACCTGTCAACTGAGTGGTTCTTTGATAATTCTTATGCAAGTGTTGCTCCAACCCCAGCAACAAGCAGCAGCAATGTAAATGAGAATACCAGCAACTGGAGTGGGATTCAAGCATGGAGTGATTTGTCCCAATATTCTTCACTTCCATAG